The following is a genomic window from Collimonas fungivorans Ter331.
GTTTGTCCGGCGCCTTGCATGAATACAAGCTGGACATCGCCAAGAACATGCTGCAGGTGTGCCAGGCAGTCGGCGCGCCGCTGCTGATGGTCTGCTCCAGCACTTCCAGCCACGCCAGCGGCGAACTGCCGCTGATCGCGCGCCACCTGGCCAAGCTGGCGACGCTGGCGGTGCCGCTCGGCGTGCGCGTCGGCTATGAAGCGTTGTCCTGGGGCCGCCACGTCAATCAGTATGCGCAGTCGTGGGAAGCAGTGGAACTGGCCGACCACGCCAACCTGGGCGTGGTGCTCGATTCTTTCCACATGCTCGCTAACCAGGCCGACCTCGATGGCTTGCAAGACATCCCCAGCGAAAAGATCGCGCTGGTGCAGCTGTCCGATTTCATGTGGCGCGACATCCGCAGCGCGGAAGAACGGCTGGAAACGGCGCGTCACTTGCGCGTGTTTCCGGGCGA
Proteins encoded in this region:
- a CDS encoding sugar phosphate isomerase/epimerase family protein: MNLSNFGMDSITLAGPLESKLSASKAAGFSQIMLWAKDLAGHPGGLEQAVRLVKASGVRVTGIQVMRDFEGLSGALHEYKLDIAKNMLQVCQAVGAPLLMVCSSTSSHASGELPLIARHLAKLATLAVPLGVRVGYEALSWGRHVNQYAQSWEAVELADHANLGVVLDSFHMLANQADLDGLQDIPSEKIALVQLSDFMWRDIRSAEERLETARHLRVFPGEGAHSKELSELLRRLDRGGYRGDYSFEVFNDDYLQLSPDIVARRAHRAAKWVTDQVLRRSLQVRQPSAGHPTMA